The Halomonas sp. 'Soap Lake #6' genomic sequence CCCCTTATTTTGTACCTACCTTTTCGCTGCGCCGTAGGCTTGCCCGTGCTGCTCGCCGAGGGATTGATGTGCGCCTGTTGCTGCCAGGCAGCGAGCATGACCACCCGGGAGTGCGCTACGCGGGGCAGCGTTACTATCAAGGTCTGCTTAAAGCCGGGGTGCGTATCTATGAGTTTCAGCCGACGTTTATTCACGCCAAGTTTGTGTTGGTAGATAACTGGGTCAGCATTGGGTCATGCAACTTTGACCATTGGAACCTGCACTGGAACCTCGAAGCCAATCAGGAGATCGAGTCTGGTGTGGTGGCGGATGAGATCCGGGCGCTATTTGAGCGTAACTTTGCTGTCAGCCAAGAGGTGGATGCCGCTGCATGGGCCGCGCGCCCCTGGGGGCAGCGCGCTAAGGAGTGGGTGTACGGCATGCTGAACGCCATGGTCACTCGCCTTAAATAACTTACTTTTTGAAACAGCTTACTTTGTGAAATAGATTACTTGCGCTTTTTGCCTTTAGCCGGCGTTTTCTTGCGTGGTTTGGGTTTAGGCGTTTCTGGCGGCACACGGTAGTGCAGGTAAAGGTCAAGTACCAGCTCGGGCAGTTGGGCAACTAGCATTTCCTGGTTGGCTTGATCTTTGGCCATTTCTGCCATGTCAGGTTCATCATCGAATAGCCCAGAGAGCAGCATGAAAGGCAGCAGAAGGGTGGCAGCAGCTTCTTCATCATCCTGGAACCAAGCGCTCTCATCACTGAAAACGCCCTCCATGAAGCCTGCGCACCAGTCGCCAATGGGTGTCTCTTCTGAGGGCAGTCCATCAAGGGTTAATTCAAAAGGTAGCTCTGGCAGGCCTCCCTGTTCCAGCACCGCCACCGCGTTATCCCGCAGTAGTGTCAATAAGTGAGTAATTTCGTCGCGCTCAGCGTCATCTTGATAAGCTGGCTCGCCTTGAAATAGCTCTGTGAGCCACTGAGTGGGCGGCAGTTCACTTGGCGCAACGGCCAAGGCGACTAAGAAGCCATGGGCAGAAATGAGGTCAAGCGCATCTTCACCGACCTGTTCAGAATCTAAAAAGTCATCTAGCCTTTCCAGTTGCTCATCCTCAAGCAGCGGCTGAGGCGGGGCATTGTCGGGCGAAGTTGCTGCGGGCATGTTATTGCGCTCTGCCATGATGAGCCTCGTATTAAAAAGTCATCTTTGAGAAACCGATGCTGATCGGTAACAATCGTTAGTAACACCATTAATGGCTAGTTTATCACTAATGAAGACTTCACCACTGCCTCCGTGGCCTCTAGAACAGCTGGCGGCTTTATCTGCCGCTGCCCTGCAGTGTGCAGCGGAAACACGGGTGACGGAAGCGCTTGAGCGGTGCCGAGAAGTGTACCCTGAGCTGCCGACACCAAAGGTGTGGTTTGACTTGAAGGGGGCTTCGGCGGGGCAAGCCCACTTGGGACGCGGCGGTTTGCGATTCAATCCAGTGCTATTAGAGGCTAATCGCAGCGCCTTTTTTGATGAGGTCATCCCCCATGAAATGGCGCATTGGTTAGTGTTTCATTTAAAGAATGGCCCGCGTTTGAAACCCCATGGGCGTGAATGGCAGTCGGTAATGCGGGATCTATTTGGTTTACAGCCAAGCGTGACTCACCGTTTTGATATTCAACAGTCGCAGTCTCGACCTTATCATTATCGGTGCCATTGCCAATCTCATTATTTTACCGCTAGACGTCACTCTTTAGTGGTAAAGGGGCGCCGGTATCGCTGCCGTCATTGTGATCAGACCTTGGTCTACACTGCTTTAGGTAAACCTTAAAACAAAAATAAGATACTGTTTTTTATAAAAAAAATCTTAATACCAATGTCTAAGAGGAAGCCGGCTCGGGTAGGTTTATGCTAGGTAAATATTAAACAGGTCGGTGCACCTAATAATAATGCCGGCGCCATTTTCCAGAGAGAGCATTTTCACGGACAGAGGCAATTTCATGAGCGAACATAAAAACGTCTATCCAGTACGCGATAGCATCGCCGCCAGTGCGTGGGCAGATAAAGATAAGTATAGCGCTATGTATCAACAGTCGCTGGAAGACCCAGACAGCTTCTGGGCTGAACAGGCCAAACGGCTCGACTGGATTAAAGCGCCCACCAAGATAAAAAACACCTCTTTCGCACGTGATAATGTTGATATCCGCTGGTTTGAAGATGGCCAGCTTAATGTCAGTGCTAACTGCCTTGACCGCCATTTGGAAAAGCGTGGTGATCAAACGGCAATTATTTGGGAAGGCGATAACCCCGAAGATTCGAAGCATATTAGCTACCGTGAGCTGTACGAGCGGACTAATCAGTTGGCGAACGGGCTTAAATCGCTCGGTATTAAAAAAGGCGATACCGTTACGCTGTACATGCCGATGATCCCTGAAGCAGCGATGGCGATGCTGGCTTGTGCCCGCATCGGTGCCGTTCACTCTGTTGTATTTGGCGGCTTCTCGCCGGATGCTGTTGCTCAGCGGGTAATTGGTGCCGACTCCAAGTTGGTGATTACCGCCGATGAGTCGGTACGTGGTGGTAAGCATGTGCCACTGAAAGAGAACGTTGACTCCGCACTGACGCGTAACGGCACTGATGTGTGTAAGAATGTGTTGGTAGTGAAGCGTACTGGCGGTGATATTGAATGGCAGGAAGGACGCGATATCTGGTTTGACGAGCTAGTCGACAAGCAGTCAACCGAGTGCCCGGCAGAGGCCATGGGCGCTGAAGATCCGCTGTTTATTCTGTATACCTCCGGTTCTACCGGTGCGCCGAAAGGTTTGAAGCATACAACCGGTGGCTACCTTACCTACGCGGCCATGACGCATCAATACATCTTTGACTACCAAGAAGGTGAGATCTATTGGTGCACGGCCGATGTTGGTTGGGTAACTGGGCATAGCTATATTGTCTATGGTCCGCTTGCCAATGGTGCCACTACGTTGATGTTTGAAGGGGTACCAAGCTACCCGACCCATGGTCGTATGGGCGAAATTGTCGATAAACATCAGGTTAATATCCTTTACACTGCTCCTACCGCCGTACGTGCCTTGATGGCTCATGGCGATAATGTGATGGATTCTAGCAAGCGTGATTCGCTGCGCTTACTAGGCTCGGTAGGTGAGCCAATCAACCCGGAAGCCTGGGAGTGGTTCTATCGAGTTATTGGTAACGAGAACTGCCCCATCGTGGATACCTGGTGGCAAACCGAAACCGGTGGCATCATGATTGCACCGCTGCCTGGTGCCACTGATCTAAAACCAGGCTCGGCCACCACGCCCTTTTTTGGGGTGAAGCCAGCACTGGTGGATAACGAAGGCCGTGAAATGGAAGGTGTTGCCGAAGGTAACCTGGTGATCCTGGACTCCTGGCCAGGCCAAGCGCGCTCGATCTGGGGCGATCACGAGCGTTTTGTGCAAACCTATTTCTCTACCTATGATGGTATGTACTTTACCGGTGATGGCTGTCGTCGTGATGAAGATGGCTACTACTGGATTACTGGCCGCGTAGATGATGTGCTCAATGTCTCCGGTCACCGTATGGGGACCGCTGAAATCGAGTCGTCTTTAGTGGCGCACCCGTCGGTGGCAGAAGCGGCAGTAGTAGGCTTCCCTCATGACATAAAAGGACAGGGTATCTACATTTATGTGACGCTGAACGGTGGTATCGACCCCACCGATGAACTGAAGAAAGAACTTACTCAGTGGGTGCGTAAGGATATAGGCCCTATCGCTTCACCAGATGTCATTCAGTGGGCACCAGGCCTGCCTAAGACACGCTCAGGTAAAATTATGCGCCGTATCCTGCGCAAGATTGCAGCCAATGAGTGTGACGGTTTAGGGGATACCAGTACCTTGGCAGACCCATCCGTAGTGGATGAGCTGATTGAGCATCGCGCTAATCAGTAGTTCAGCACACCCCTTGCGGCTAGCCGTGGGGGGATATTTTTTGAATGATGAGACGAAGCGTTTGCTATGCTGTATCAGTCACATCGCGCTAATTTATTGGAGTGCCGGCCGTGGAGCCGGCACTGCCGTTTTTGCTCAACTGACAGTTAGATGACAAATTGTGCATGTGATGCTTGGGCATGATGAAGCCCATGGGGTACCATGCTTCAACCGTAAGAGCCTAGCGTCGCGGCGGCAGACAACCCCGCTGCTCGAGGAACCGGAGGAATATCCATGGCAGTAGCCCATAAGTTTATCGTCGCTGACGACCATCCGCTGTTTCGTGCAGCACTCACCCAGGCGTTGCGCCAGCTGGCCCCCCAGGCTGAGATTGTCGAAGCCGACACCATGGAGGCCACTAATGAAGTCGTCAACCGCCATCCTGATGCGGATTTAATTCTGCTGGATTTACACATGCCGGGTGCCCATGGCTTCTCAGGCTTGATCCAGTTGCGCGGACAGATGCCTGATATTCCGGTCGCCGTTGTATCAGGAAGCGACGAGCCCTACGTAGTGCGTCGTGCTATTGACTACGGCGCATCAGGTTTTATCCCTAAATCTTCCTCTCTACAGCTGATTGCAGAGGCCGTGGGAGAAATTTTGCAGGGTGAAGTATGGCTACCTGAAGCACTCGCCAATGTATTGGAGGAGACGAGCGAAGAAGAGTCGCGTTTTGCCGAGGCGATTGCTTCGCTAACGCCTCAACAGTTTCGCGTACTCAATATGTTGACTGAAGGCTTGTTGAATAAACAGATCGCCTATGAACTGAGCGTATCTGAAGCAACAATCAAGGCCCACGTCACCGCTATTTTGCGCAAGCTGGGCGTGCACTCCCGCACCCAAGCGGTCATTGCTGCGCAAAAACTGGAAGTGGATCCTCCTAAAGTCGAGTCATAAGCTCGATAAGACAAGCTGCGCCGCGCTTATAGCAACATAAGCGCGGCGCTGTCGTTTAAAGGCCCTTCTAACCCAGTAACTGCTTACCCAGAAGCTACTTAGCTAGAAACTACTTATCCAGAAGCTACTTACCCACTAGCACGGCTAGCTTGGAGTGTACGTGTTAATAGGGCACGTAGCGCTGCGGGTTTAACCGGCTTCAAAAGCAATTGATAGCCCGCTCGTTTGATCTCTTCTGCTACGGCCTCGGTGCGGTCAGCGGTAATCACAATGCCCGGCACCGCCGTTGTCAGCCGCTCACTGAGTGCCTCGAGTGCCATCAGGCCCGTCACTTCGTTATCTAGATGGTAATCCGCCAATATCGCATCAGGGTCACCGTCCATGTTACGCAGGATTGATTTGGCACCGCCAATGCTGGTTGCGGTGAATACTTCGCACCCCCAGCCACTGAGCATAGCGGTCATACCTTCAAGAATTAACGTTTCGTTGTCGATACATACAATTCGGGTGCCTGCTAGCTTATTGCCGCCACGGCGACCTTGAGGCTCTTGGTCGGTTGGAGCAAGCTCACGTGCCGCTACAATAGGCACGCTAACGGCAAAAACTGTACCTACGCCTACCCAAGAGCGCACTTTGATGGGGTGGTCAAGCACACGGCTCATACGGTCGGCAATGGAAAGCCCTAGGCCTAACCCTTTTTCGCTCTCTTTATGGCGTGAGACCTGATCCAGGCGACGAAACTCTTGGAAAATTTCCGTCAATTTAGACTCTGGAATACCTGGGCCGCTATCCCATACCTCTATGGAGAGATGGTCTCCATGGCGGCGGCAACCCATCAATACGTGTCCTTCCTGGGTATAGCGAATGGCGTTGGAGAGGAAGTTTTGCACAATTCGGCGTAGCATTTGTGGGTCAGAATCGACCCACTGCTGGGTTGGAACGACATTGAGATCCAAGCCGCGATCATCCGCCATCACTTCAAACTCAGCACGCAGCGGGCGGAAAATATCCGCTAGGGCAAAGTGGCTGCGCCGAGGGGTTAGGGCGCCGGCATCCAGCTTTGAAATGTCCAGTAGGGTGCCAAGCAGCTCTTCAGCGGCCTGTAAGGAGTTGTCGATATGCCCAATGGTGCGCTGAGTGTCGCTGGTAGTGACATTCTGCATCAAAGCCGAGGTAAACAAGCGTGCGGCATTCAACGGCTGCAGTAGGTCGTGGCTGGCTGCGGCCAAAAAGCGTGTTTTTGAGGCGTTGGCATCTTCGGCCAACTGTTTAGCCTGACGTAATGCTTGCTCGGCTTCAGCACGTACACGGTTTTCCTGGCGCAGCGCCGCATTCGCTTCAGACAATGCCTGGGTGCGTTCGCGTACTCGCTCTTCAAGGGTTTCGTTGGTCTCTTTCAGCGCAATCTCAGCTTGGCGACGTTCAGTAATATCCTGATAAAGTGCAAAAAAGCCAAGAATTGACTGGCTATCGCCGAAGTGAGGCGTGTAGGTGACCAACATATAGCGCATTGCATTGTTAACGCGCATCGATACTTCAAAGCTAACCCGCTCCCCTGTCAGTGCCCGCTTCATCCAAGGTAGGCGCTCTTCGGCCTGTTTAACGGGTAAAACATCTTCATAGCGCCGCCCAATCACCGCATTACGGTCGATGCTAAATGCCTGTTCATAGGCACGGTTGGTAAATAGGTAGCGGCTCTCTTTATCAAAGTAGGCGATGAGTGCCGGTACGTTATCGGTGTAAATACGGATATTGTTTTCAGAACGTATCAGCGCCTCTTCGATGCGCTTTTGCTGGGTGATGTCCTGATAGGTGTATACAAAGCCGCCGCCAGGCATTGGGTTGCCCTGAACCTCAAGTACGCTGCCATCCTGGCGATAGCGCACGTAGCGGTGGGGTTGGCCATCGCGAATATTATCCAGCAGCAGCTGAACGTGCTCTTCGGGGTCTCCTGGGCCGTACTCGCCGTTGTGAGCGTTATAGCGGAAGATGCGATCCATCGGTGCACCGACACGAATCAAATGGTCAGGGAAGCGGAATAGCTCTAAATAGCGTTGGTTCCACACCACTAACCTGAGGTTCTGATCAACAACGCTAATACCTTGATTGATATTCTCAATAGTGGCCTGCAGGAGCGCACGGTTAAACTCCAGTACCTGGGAGGCTTCATCAACGATCGAGATGACATCGGAAATGCCAATCCCACGCCCTTGCAGCGCGGAGTTCACTACGATGCGTGCCGAGGATGCGCCTAATACCGAGGCTAAAAAACGCTCAGTAAACTGGATGACGTCAATGGATGCTCGGGTACCGTCCTCCATGGGTTTGCCGGTTCGGCGGGCATAATCCTCAAAAGCGCGATCAACTTGGTTCGCGCCGAGAAAACGCTCACACAGTACCTTTAAATCACCCACTGTGGTGGCGCCTGTCCAGGGCCGGTTAACCGAGGTTTGGCGGGTTTCGACGCTATCCACAAATAGTGATGCTTGAATACGCTCAACCACACGCTGAGAGGTGACCTGTGAAACAAAAATGTAGCAGAATAAATTGATGCCTAGTGAGAGCATCACTCCATGAGTAAGGGTATCGCCTAGGTTTAGACCAAATAGCGCCGTGGGTGATAGCCAGGCAAGCCCTAGGGGGCCGCCTGCTAGCCACTCATGGGGTAGCACGCCAGTGTTGATCATGGCTGGCATTAGCAGGCTATAGGCCCATATAGCAAAGCCCGCGTTCATCCCTACAATCACGCCCAGGCGGTTACCGCGCTTCCAGTACAGCCCACCAATCAGTGCAGGTGCAAACTGGGCGGCGGCTGCAAAAGAGAGCATGCCGATAGAGGCCAGTGAGGTGAATTCGCCTATTAGCTGATAAAAACCGTAGGCCATGGCCAGCACGGCCACAATGGTGAGACGCCGTGCGCGTAGCACCAGGCGGCCATAGTCGCGGGCCTTGGTATCAAACCAGCGCAACCTGAACAGGGCGGGGATGACAATCTCATTGGAGATCATGATGGAAACAGCAACCGCAGCGACGATCACCATGCCTGTGGCGGCGGAAAATCCACCGATAAACGTCAGCAGTGTTAACCACTCATGCCCTGATGCCATGGAAAGCGCCAGTACGTAAGTATCAGGTTCTACTCCGCTATCTGAGAAAAGTAGCAGGCCAGCAGCGGCCAGTGGTATCACGAAAAACGCAATGGCGAGCAAATAGAGTGGAAACAGCCAGCGTGCTTTGGAGGCATCATCAGGGTGGATGTTCTCCACAACCGCTACATGAAACTGTCGTGGTAAACAGAGAATTGCCAGCATAGCGAGTAGGGTTTGCGCCCAAAAGCTTTGGCCAAAATCCTGGTTGGCTAGCTGGCGCTGAAGCTCTAGCTGGCTTTCTGCATGGGCCATCAGTTCACTTAGTCCGCCAAACATACCCCATGTTACAAATGCGCCTAGTACAAGAAATGCCGCGAGCTTTACCAGCGACTCAAAAGCTACCGCATGAATAAGCCCCTCATGGTGTTCCGTCGCGTCGGTATGGCGTGTGCCAAACAGAATAGCGAAAATCGCCATCACGATTGCCACGTAAAAGGCAGTATCGCCAAAGAGCGGGGTGTGGGTCATGTCCTGTGCGTCGGTCAGCACGCTAAAAGAGGTGGAGACGGCTTTAAGCTGCAACGCAATGTAGGGCAGGGTACCAATGAGTGCGACTAAGCTGGCAAAAGCAGCCAGCGACTGAGTTTTACCGTAGCGAGAGGCAATAAAGTCGGCGATTGAGGTAACGTTTTGATGCTTGGCAACACGAATCATCTTGGCCAGTACTGGCCAAAACAGTAGAAACGTTAGAATGGGGCCGACAAAAATGCTGGCAAATGACCAGCCTGCAGTAGCCGCTTGGCCCACTGCGCCATAAAACGTCCAGGAGGTGCAATAAATGGCCAGCGCTAGGCTGTAGATAATAGGCCGACGACGGCTAGCGCCATGGGTGCGGGCACGACGGTCCCCGTACCACGCAATCCCAAACAGAATCGCAATATATAGTAGTGATACTGCGACCAGCAGCCCGCCATGAAACATAGTGTCTCCCCATGTTGAGTGCTTCGCCTAGCCTACGACGCAGATAAAGAGAGCTATTCTAGGCGAAGGAGGGAGTTACGTCTGCTGTTCAGAGGCGAGTTGGCAAACAGTTGTTAAAAGCGGTGAGGTTTCACGGAGCCTACGTAGCTGACTCAGCTCGGCCTCACCGGTATCGGGGTGTAAGGGCACTAGCTCTCGACTTGTGCAGTTCAGCACGTAAGGCTGTGTGGTCACAATGTCGATATGGTGCCGCTCAAATTGATAGAGAATAAACTCAGCAATCACTGCGCCCTCGGTAGTTGTTGCACGCACATTATCGCTGTCGATGACGCTAAACTTGGTTGTCATGGGAAAAGCGAATGTCCAGGGGCGCCAAACTGCATTAGAGGTGTCACTGGAAATAACGGTAGCGGTCTCAGGTAGTTGTTCCTGCTTGTGTTCAAACCACGAGTACTCCACCTGAACTTGGTAGCCTAGCATGCCCAAACCGCCGCATACGGGCACAATCCATTTGGGTAGCCGTTTACGGCTAAGTGTTCTAAGGAGTAAGCCAATACCTGCGGCGGCAAGCCCTGCAAATATGGCGGCAACGAGATGCCAGATCATAAAATATCCCTTCTAAAAGCCATCGGGCTTCCCTGAGGAAGCCCGATGGTAAGCTATCATTCCACGTGTCTATTGGCAGTATGCATATAGAGAGAATGATTATGGCTTAGTGATCAACTGCTACACCAGCACCTTTCGGGTAGCGGACGCTTTCCACCAAGTCTTGAATCTCTTGGGGAGGCTCTTCCGTTACGCTAGAGACAGCAAACGCAACTGCGAAGTTGATCATCGCACCTACAGCACCGAAGGAGAGTGGCGAAATGCCCAGGATCCAATTGTCTGGCGTGTTAGCCAGCATATTGGTGCCCGGAATAAACAGCCAACCCAGGTAGGTGAAGATGTATAGCAGTGTGGATACCAAGCCTGCCAGCATACCAGCGATTGCACCTTTACTATTCATACGCTTAGAGAAGATACCCATCATCAGCGCTGGGAATAGTGAGGCACCTGCGATACCGAAGGCCAGTGCTACGGTTTGTGCTGCAAACCCTGGTGGGTTAAGCCCTAGATAGGTTGCTAGTAGAATAGCGCCACCCATGGAAATACGCGCCGCGAGCATTTCTCCTTTCTCGGAGATCTTCGGATTGATCATGGTTTTGATCAAGTCATGGCTAATTGCTGACGAGATCGCAAGCAGAAGACCGGCTGCTGTTGATAGAGCCGCAGCGATACCGCCTGCTGCAATCAGACCGATTACCCAACCAGGAAGGTTAGCAATTTCAGGGTTGGCGAGTACCAGGATATCGTTGTTAACTTCAAGTTCGTTACCTTCCCAACCAAGATCTGAGAAATCAGCAGCATTGTTGTAGAACTGAATGCGGCCATCGTTGTTCAGATCATTATGGGTGATTAAGCCAGTGTCTTCCCAGGTACGGAACCACTCGGGTCGGTCCTCATAGAGGATAGGGTTGCTTAAGGCTTCTTCGTAGTTCTCGACTTGGCCAGACATCTCCGGATAAATCGTAGTGATCAGGTTAAGGCGAGCCATGGAGCCAACTGCCGGTGCAGTTAGGTATAGCAGCGCAATGAATACCAGTGCCCAACCAGCAGACCAACGTGCGTCAGCAACTTTGGGTACGGTAAAGAAGCGGATAATAACGTGAGGAAGACCGGCAGTACCGACCATCAGCGACAGGGTGAACAACACCATGTTGAGCTTGTTATCCACATCGGCTGTGTAGTCCTGGAAGCCTAATGCGTTAACTACTTCATCTAGCTTGGCTAAAAGAGGAACGCCAGACTCCGTATGTGTACTAAACATGCCGAA encodes the following:
- a CDS encoding SprT family zinc-dependent metalloprotease produces the protein MKTSPLPPWPLEQLAALSAAALQCAAETRVTEALERCREVYPELPTPKVWFDLKGASAGQAHLGRGGLRFNPVLLEANRSAFFDEVIPHEMAHWLVFHLKNGPRLKPHGREWQSVMRDLFGLQPSVTHRFDIQQSQSRPYHYRCHCQSHYFTARRHSLVVKGRRYRCRHCDQTLVYTALGKP
- the acs gene encoding acetate--CoA ligase, with product MSEHKNVYPVRDSIAASAWADKDKYSAMYQQSLEDPDSFWAEQAKRLDWIKAPTKIKNTSFARDNVDIRWFEDGQLNVSANCLDRHLEKRGDQTAIIWEGDNPEDSKHISYRELYERTNQLANGLKSLGIKKGDTVTLYMPMIPEAAMAMLACARIGAVHSVVFGGFSPDAVAQRVIGADSKLVITADESVRGGKHVPLKENVDSALTRNGTDVCKNVLVVKRTGGDIEWQEGRDIWFDELVDKQSTECPAEAMGAEDPLFILYTSGSTGAPKGLKHTTGGYLTYAAMTHQYIFDYQEGEIYWCTADVGWVTGHSYIVYGPLANGATTLMFEGVPSYPTHGRMGEIVDKHQVNILYTAPTAVRALMAHGDNVMDSSKRDSLRLLGSVGEPINPEAWEWFYRVIGNENCPIVDTWWQTETGGIMIAPLPGATDLKPGSATTPFFGVKPALVDNEGREMEGVAEGNLVILDSWPGQARSIWGDHERFVQTYFSTYDGMYFTGDGCRRDEDGYYWITGRVDDVLNVSGHRMGTAEIESSLVAHPSVAEAAVVGFPHDIKGQGIYIYVTLNGGIDPTDELKKELTQWVRKDIGPIASPDVIQWAPGLPKTRSGKIMRRILRKIAANECDGLGDTSTLADPSVVDELIEHRANQ
- a CDS encoding sodium:solute symporter family protein; translation: MSQFAINLLFVGASFALYIGIAIWARAGSTKDFYVAGGGVHPITNGMATAADWMSAASFISMAGLLASGGYANSSFLMGWTGGYVILAMLLAPYLRKFGKFTVPDFIGDRFYSNTARFVAIVCLIVASVTYVIGQMTGAGVAFSRFLEVSNTWGIWIAALIVFLYAVFGGMKGITYTQVAQYVVLIIAYTIPAVFIAMQLTGNPIPMFGMFSTHTESGVPLLAKLDEVVNALGFQDYTADVDNKLNMVLFTLSLMVGTAGLPHVIIRFFTVPKVADARWSAGWALVFIALLYLTAPAVGSMARLNLITTIYPEMSGQVENYEEALSNPILYEDRPEWFRTWEDTGLITHNDLNNDGRIQFYNNAADFSDLGWEGNELEVNNDILVLANPEIANLPGWVIGLIAAGGIAAALSTAAGLLLAISSAISHDLIKTMINPKISEKGEMLAARISMGGAILLATYLGLNPPGFAAQTVALAFGIAGASLFPALMMGIFSKRMNSKGAIAGMLAGLVSTLLYIFTYLGWLFIPGTNMLANTPDNWILGISPLSFGAVGAMINFAVAFAVSSVTEEPPQEIQDLVESVRYPKGAGVAVDH
- a CDS encoding hybrid sensor histidine kinase/response regulator codes for the protein MFHGGLLVAVSLLYIAILFGIAWYGDRRARTHGASRRRPIIYSLALAIYCTSWTFYGAVGQAATAGWSFASIFVGPILTFLLFWPVLAKMIRVAKHQNVTSIADFIASRYGKTQSLAAFASLVALIGTLPYIALQLKAVSTSFSVLTDAQDMTHTPLFGDTAFYVAIVMAIFAILFGTRHTDATEHHEGLIHAVAFESLVKLAAFLVLGAFVTWGMFGGLSELMAHAESQLELQRQLANQDFGQSFWAQTLLAMLAILCLPRQFHVAVVENIHPDDASKARWLFPLYLLAIAFFVIPLAAAGLLLFSDSGVEPDTYVLALSMASGHEWLTLLTFIGGFSAATGMVIVAAVAVSIMISNEIVIPALFRLRWFDTKARDYGRLVLRARRLTIVAVLAMAYGFYQLIGEFTSLASIGMLSFAAAAQFAPALIGGLYWKRGNRLGVIVGMNAGFAIWAYSLLMPAMINTGVLPHEWLAGGPLGLAWLSPTALFGLNLGDTLTHGVMLSLGINLFCYIFVSQVTSQRVVERIQASLFVDSVETRQTSVNRPWTGATTVGDLKVLCERFLGANQVDRAFEDYARRTGKPMEDGTRASIDVIQFTERFLASVLGASSARIVVNSALQGRGIGISDVISIVDEASQVLEFNRALLQATIENINQGISVVDQNLRLVVWNQRYLELFRFPDHLIRVGAPMDRIFRYNAHNGEYGPGDPEEHVQLLLDNIRDGQPHRYVRYRQDGSVLEVQGNPMPGGGFVYTYQDITQQKRIEEALIRSENNIRIYTDNVPALIAYFDKESRYLFTNRAYEQAFSIDRNAVIGRRYEDVLPVKQAEERLPWMKRALTGERVSFEVSMRVNNAMRYMLVTYTPHFGDSQSILGFFALYQDITERRQAEIALKETNETLEERVRERTQALSEANAALRQENRVRAEAEQALRQAKQLAEDANASKTRFLAAASHDLLQPLNAARLFTSALMQNVTTSDTQRTIGHIDNSLQAAEELLGTLLDISKLDAGALTPRRSHFALADIFRPLRAEFEVMADDRGLDLNVVPTQQWVDSDPQMLRRIVQNFLSNAIRYTQEGHVLMGCRRHGDHLSIEVWDSGPGIPESKLTEIFQEFRRLDQVSRHKESEKGLGLGLSIADRMSRVLDHPIKVRSWVGVGTVFAVSVPIVAARELAPTDQEPQGRRGGNKLAGTRIVCIDNETLILEGMTAMLSGWGCEVFTATSIGGAKSILRNMDGDPDAILADYHLDNEVTGLMALEALSERLTTAVPGIVITADRTEAVAEEIKRAGYQLLLKPVKPAALRALLTRTLQASRASG
- a CDS encoding YecA/YgfB family protein, which encodes MAERNNMPAATSPDNAPPQPLLEDEQLERLDDFLDSEQVGEDALDLISAHGFLVALAVAPSELPPTQWLTELFQGEPAYQDDAERDEITHLLTLLRDNAVAVLEQGGLPELPFELTLDGLPSEETPIGDWCAGFMEGVFSDESAWFQDDEEAAATLLLPFMLLSGLFDDEPDMAEMAKDQANQEMLVAQLPELVLDLYLHYRVPPETPKPKPRKKTPAKGKKRK
- a CDS encoding response regulator, producing the protein MAVAHKFIVADDHPLFRAALTQALRQLAPQAEIVEADTMEATNEVVNRHPDADLILLDLHMPGAHGFSGLIQLRGQMPDIPVAVVSGSDEPYVVRRAIDYGASGFIPKSSSLQLIAEAVGEILQGEVWLPEALANVLEETSEEESRFAEAIASLTPQQFRVLNMLTEGLLNKQIAYELSVSEATIKAHVTAILRKLGVHSRTQAVIAAQKLEVDPPKVES